A window of the Canis lupus baileyi chromosome 8, mCanLup2.hap1, whole genome shotgun sequence genome harbors these coding sequences:
- the ZNF713 gene encoding zinc finger protein 713 isoform X2, with protein MPSYNAILSQGENMEEKGSNDGSQIVRSQESLTFQDVAVNFTREEWDQLYPAQKNLYRDVMLENYRNLVALGHQLYKPEVISQLEQEEQWVMERDSPLESHADGENRPEIKKSTPNRNISDKNQNHDMVMERLTGDSFWYSILGRLWNFDYQLEFNQEIQQGHLAQVSLTHKKITQERNLDCDRFGENYNVNSNLIMHQRIPSIKIPLSLDTQGNRIKHNSDLIYYQGNYVRKNPYKYECGKIFNQHILLTNHIHTEEKLSECGKVFNHNSSLTQPQIVLTGEKPYKCDECGKRFSQRIHLIQHQRIHTGEKPFVCNECGKAFRQHSSFTQHLRIHTGEKPYKCNQCGKAFSRITSLTEHHRLHTGEKPYECSFCGKAFSQRTHLNQHERTHTGEKPYKCNECDKAFSQSAHLNQHRKIHTREKLCEYSKCEKPLGPSPSLTQQ; from the exons aTGCCCTCTTACAATGCTATACTTTCCCAAGGGGAGAACATGGAGGAAAAGGGATCGAATGATGGATCACAGATAGTCAGGTCTCAG GAATCCCTGACATTCCAGGATGTGGCTGTGAACTTCACCAGAGAGGAGTGGGACCAGCTGTATCCTGCTCAGAAGAACCTTTACCGAGACGTGATGCTAGAGAACTATAGGAATCTGGTAGCACTGG GGCATCAACTTTATAAGCCAGAGGTGATCTCTCAGTTGGAGCAAGAGGAGCAGTGGGTGATGGAAAGAGACAGCCCACTGGAGAGTCATGCAG ATGGGGAGAATAGACCTGAAATCAAAAAATCAACTCCAAACCGgaatatttctgataaaaatcaaaatcatgataTGGTAATGGAGAGACTAACAGGAGACAGTTTCTGGTACTCCATCTTAGGAAGACTCTGGAATTTTGATTACCAGTTAGAGTTTAACCAAGAAATCCAGCAGGGACATTTAGCACAAGTATCTTTGACCCACAAAAAgatcacacaggagagaaaccttgACTGTGATAGATTTGGAGAAAACTATAACGTGAACTCAAACCTTATTATGCATCAGAGAATTCCTTCAATTAAAATACCCCTTAGTTTGGACACACAAGGAAATCGCATCAAACATAATTCAGACTTGATTTACTATCAGGGGAACTATGTAAGAAAGAATCCTTATAAATATGAGTGTGGAAAAATCTTCAATCAACATATTCTTCTTACTAATCATATTCATACTGAAGAGAAACTCAGTGAATGTGGGAAGGTCTTCAACCACAACTCATCTCTTACTCAACCTCAGATAGTCCTTACAGGAGAGAAGCCCTATAAGTGTGATGAATGTGGGAAAAGATTCAGCCAGAGGATACATCTTAttcaacatcagagaattcacacaggagaaaaaccttttgtatgtaatgaatgtggaaaagccttccgTCAACATTCATCCTTTACTCAACATctgagaattcatactggagagaagccGTATAAATGTAATCAATGTGGTAAAGCCTTTAGCCGTATCACATCCCTTACTGAACATCATCGacttcatactggagagaaaccatatgaatGTAGTTtttgtgggaaagccttcagccaGAGGACACATCTTAACCAGCATGAGAGAACTCATACAGGAGAAAAACCttataaatgtaatgaatgtgacAAAGCCTTTAGCCAGAGTGCACACCTTAATCAACATAGGAAAATCCATACTCGGGAGAAATTATGTGAATACAGTAAATGTGAGAAACCCTTAGGTCCCAGTCCTTCACTTACCCAGCAGTAG